One genomic segment of Aquipluma nitroreducens includes these proteins:
- a CDS encoding GPW/gp25 family protein encodes MNEKDDSFLGRGWAFPPAFNFELGTVETVAAEEDIRQSIRIIIETIPGERIMFTTFGCGIRKYVFESNDPTHMSMLKDAIYDALLYNEPRIKLEKIEIRNSNQINVDLSADNQIDGKIFIHIYYKIITTNTRSNMVYPFYVNEGTNL; translated from the coding sequence ATGAACGAAAAAGATGATTCCTTTTTAGGCAGAGGTTGGGCATTTCCTCCCGCTTTCAATTTCGAACTGGGAACTGTTGAAACAGTTGCTGCCGAAGAAGATATACGGCAAAGCATCCGAATAATCATTGAGACCATACCCGGAGAACGCATCATGTTTACGACATTCGGTTGTGGTATCCGGAAGTACGTTTTCGAATCGAATGATCCGACCCACATGAGTATGCTGAAAGACGCGATTTATGATGCCTTGCTGTATAACGAACCCAGAATAAAGCTCGAAAAAATTGAGATTCGTAATAGCAACCAGATTAATGTTGATTTATCAGCTGACAACCAGATAGATGGCAAGATATTTATTCATATTTATTATAAAATAATCACTACGAATACGAGGAGTAACATGGTTTACCCCTTTTATGTCAACGAGGGAACAAATTTATAA
- a CDS encoding PAAR domain-containing protein has product MGFAARLTDMHTCPMQTPGLPPIPHVGGPIIGPGAPTVLIGSLPAAVVGDNLVCVGPPDSIVKGSATVLIAGKPAARMGDSTAHGGSIILGCPTVIIGG; this is encoded by the coding sequence ATGGGATTCGCAGCCAGATTAACCGATATGCACACTTGTCCGATGCAAACGCCCGGACTACCACCTATTCCACATGTAGGCGGACCAATAATAGGCCCCGGAGCTCCCACCGTTTTGATTGGTAGTCTTCCGGCAGCAGTTGTTGGCGATAACCTTGTTTGTGTGGGGCCACCTGATTCAATCGTTAAAGGATCGGCCACTGTATTGATTGCCGGTAAACCGGCTGCCCGAATGGGCGACAGTACAGCTCATGGAGGTAGCATCATATTGGGATGTCCAACCGTAATTATAGGAGGTTAA
- the vgrG gene encoding type VI secretion system tip protein VgrG codes for MPTVFKESDGVLSFDILINGARIKDTVEIIEISIQMELNKITAASLVISDGGVIGLVNEPYINSEGNDFIPGNKIKISLGYDSINKPAFEGIIVSQGLSIKNGRSQLVVICKDEAVKMTKGRFNAIFQNEKDSDAIQAIAGKYGLSVTVDATTTVLPVIMQYNCSDWDFTVIRAEMNNMCVLTDKNSLIIKKIDFSQSPKYKLIASQSIIDIDLTIDSEKIAGTYQFTAWDIKQQKESSLDVSQTNNLSLGNLTAQKLSEAVDNGNSSFYSSASISESELKTWGETLSTKAELSKIQGRVTIQGVADLLAGDVVEISGFSARYNGNAFITKVSHSLQDGNWLTTLSVGKSVQLHAALPDIEEIRASGIIPASGGTQIATVKKIEEDPDGEYRVLVKLPAFAGTGQDDGIWARLAFPYASSNAGFFFFPEVGDEVLLNFINNDPRFAIITGSLYSSKNTPKEIPDNKNQFKSIFSKSGIKIRFDDEDKILNIETPGGNSFTLDDKDKKINIKDISGNSVIMDDSGITMDSPKDIKLTAKGDITISATGGLYLSANSDVKADGLNVQLSAKTGFTAKGNATAEVSASGQTTIKGGIVMIN; via the coding sequence ATGCCAACGGTATTTAAAGAATCAGATGGGGTATTAAGCTTTGATATACTTATCAATGGCGCCAGAATTAAAGATACGGTTGAGATTATTGAAATCTCCATTCAGATGGAGTTGAACAAAATTACCGCCGCATCCCTTGTTATTTCTGATGGTGGGGTTATTGGGTTGGTAAACGAACCCTATATAAACAGTGAAGGAAATGACTTTATTCCAGGGAATAAAATAAAAATATCGTTGGGATATGATAGCATAAACAAACCGGCTTTTGAAGGGATAATCGTTTCGCAAGGATTATCAATTAAAAATGGCCGATCGCAACTCGTTGTTATCTGCAAGGATGAAGCTGTAAAAATGACAAAAGGGCGATTTAATGCCATCTTTCAAAATGAAAAAGATTCGGATGCCATACAAGCCATTGCCGGCAAGTATGGTCTGTCGGTAACCGTTGATGCCACAACAACAGTACTTCCTGTAATTATGCAATACAATTGCAGCGATTGGGACTTTACCGTTATCAGGGCCGAAATGAATAACATGTGTGTGCTGACTGACAAAAACTCACTGATTATTAAGAAAATTGATTTTAGTCAATCCCCAAAATATAAACTAATTGCGTCTCAATCGATTATTGATATTGATTTGACAATTGATAGTGAAAAAATTGCCGGAACTTACCAATTCACAGCTTGGGATATTAAACAGCAAAAAGAAAGTTCTTTAGATGTGAGCCAAACCAATAATCTGTCGCTTGGAAACCTCACAGCTCAAAAATTATCCGAAGCTGTTGATAATGGAAATTCCAGTTTTTATTCGTCAGCTTCAATCTCCGAAAGCGAATTAAAAACATGGGGCGAAACTCTTTCAACTAAAGCCGAACTTAGTAAAATACAGGGAAGAGTTACCATTCAGGGAGTAGCAGACCTACTTGCCGGAGATGTGGTTGAAATTTCAGGTTTTAGCGCAAGATATAATGGTAACGCATTCATCACAAAAGTGAGTCATTCCTTACAGGATGGCAATTGGCTCACAACACTTTCCGTCGGAAAATCAGTACAGTTGCATGCTGCTTTGCCTGATATTGAAGAAATAAGGGCATCTGGCATTATCCCAGCCTCAGGCGGAACGCAAATAGCTACCGTAAAAAAAATTGAAGAAGATCCGGACGGAGAATATCGCGTACTGGTAAAACTACCTGCTTTTGCCGGAACAGGACAGGATGACGGTATTTGGGCCAGATTGGCTTTCCCTTATGCATCATCCAATGCCGGCTTTTTTTTCTTTCCTGAAGTGGGCGATGAAGTATTGCTGAATTTCATCAATAACGACCCACGGTTTGCCATTATAACCGGCTCGTTGTACAGTTCCAAAAACACACCGAAGGAAATACCAGACAACAAAAATCAGTTTAAATCCATTTTTTCAAAGTCGGGAATAAAAATCAGGTTTGATGACGAGGATAAAATCCTGAATATCGAAACTCCGGGAGGGAATTCGTTCACTCTGGACGACAAGGATAAAAAAATAAACATCAAAGACATTTCAGGCAACTCAGTTATCATGGACGATTCGGGAATAACCATGGATAGTCCCAAAGACATTAAGCTAACTGCAAAAGGCGACATCACTATTTCGGCAACAGGAGGCCTTTATTTGTCAGCTAATTCAGATGTAAAAGCTGATGGATTAAATGTTCAGCTAAGCGCCAAAACAGGTTTTACGGCTAAGGGAAATGCAACAGCTGAGGTTTCGGCTTCAGGACAAACAACCATTAAAGGTGGTATAGTAATGATTAATTAA
- a CDS encoding CIS tube protein gives MGELTKMKIVAFKDPDYTSRVGEYDVLVNPENYKLKNEQQYSTSDTTNGSSVQTAKYKGGGSGLFEIVFFFDGTGIISKNKVDDQIKEVKELIYQYNGDIHEPNFLRVYWGTQSLFHGRLKSWNVNYTMLDMDGSPLRAEATAVLIASESAKKKALEEKKNSSDLTHVRTVFDGDNLPLMCQRIYGDSSYYLKVAQVNDLTNFRAIKPGDKIFFPPVI, from the coding sequence ATGGGCGAATTAACAAAAATGAAAATTGTTGCATTCAAAGATCCTGATTACACGAGCCGGGTTGGGGAATACGACGTTTTGGTTAATCCAGAAAATTATAAACTGAAGAACGAGCAGCAGTATTCTACTTCAGATACAACCAATGGTTCGAGTGTTCAGACCGCCAAGTATAAAGGAGGTGGTTCCGGATTGTTTGAAATCGTATTCTTTTTTGATGGCACCGGAATTATCTCGAAGAATAAAGTTGATGATCAGATTAAAGAGGTAAAAGAACTGATTTATCAATACAATGGTGATATTCATGAACCTAATTTTCTGAGAGTTTACTGGGGCACCCAATCCTTATTTCATGGAAGGTTGAAATCCTGGAATGTCAACTATACCATGCTTGATATGGATGGTTCGCCATTGAGAGCTGAAGCTACCGCGGTATTAATTGCATCGGAAAGCGCCAAAAAGAAGGCATTGGAAGAAAAGAAGAATTCATCAGATTTGACTCATGTACGAACCGTTTTTGATGGGGACAATCTTCCGCTGATGTGTCAGCGAATATATGGCGACAGCAGCTATTATCTAAAAGTAGCCCAAGTCAATGATTTAACCAATTTCAGGGCAATTAAGCCAGGCGATAAAATCTTTTTTCCACCAGTAATTTAA
- a CDS encoding DUF5908 family protein has product MTLIVKELIVRGIVTSDSAQINDSALGKEELLQYLEQIKKDIERDCVEKVLQKLENKTIR; this is encoded by the coding sequence ATGACATTAATTGTAAAGGAACTTATTGTAAGAGGAATTGTAACCAGCGACTCGGCGCAAATCAATGATTCGGCGTTGGGAAAGGAAGAACTGCTTCAATATCTGGAACAGATTAAAAAGGATATTGAACGTGACTGTGTTGAAAAGGTATTGCAAAAACTTGAAAATAAAACAATCAGATAA
- a CDS encoding phage tail protein gives MGNNSFFKPDYAPPTSFYFSVKFNGLDDMDSSFQEVSGLKVTIGTVEKKEGGDNNFVHHLPTPPKYDNLVLKRCLLVSSSLDKWCRDAIENFRFDPKDIKVALLGANGEILDSWTIISAFPISWELSTLNSTSNQLAIETLTLKYRLFRKD, from the coding sequence ATGGGAAATAATAGTTTTTTCAAACCCGATTATGCTCCGCCAACGTCCTTTTACTTTTCAGTAAAATTTAACGGCTTAGACGATATGGACAGTAGTTTTCAGGAGGTATCAGGTTTGAAAGTAACTATTGGAACGGTTGAGAAAAAGGAAGGCGGTGACAATAATTTTGTTCATCACCTCCCTACTCCACCGAAGTACGATAACCTTGTTCTAAAACGATGCTTATTGGTTAGCTCAAGTTTGGACAAATGGTGCCGCGATGCCATTGAGAATTTCAGGTTTGATCCAAAAGATATCAAAGTCGCGCTACTGGGTGCAAACGGAGAAATACTTGATTCGTGGACAATTATTAGTGCATTCCCGATTTCATGGGAGTTATCGACACTCAACAGTACCAGCAACCAATTGGCCATCGAGACACTCACTTTAAAATACAGGCTTTTCAGGAAAGATTAA
- a CDS encoding phage tail protein, which yields MAGEAQDKNWPLPKFYFMVDWGSTTNIPFQEVSGLNIEAQPIPYRHGNSPVFSEINMPGIVKNSNVTMKKGVFANDNSFWDWYNKIKMNTIERQNVVIKLMDEGGNPTMTWTLLNAWPTKISSTDLKSNANEVAVESIEIMHEGLTIANG from the coding sequence ATGGCAGGAGAAGCACAAGACAAAAACTGGCCACTACCAAAATTTTATTTTATGGTTGATTGGGGTAGCACAACCAATATCCCATTTCAGGAAGTTAGTGGATTAAACATTGAAGCACAGCCCATACCTTATCGACATGGTAACAGCCCGGTATTTTCGGAAATCAATATGCCCGGTATTGTAAAAAACAGTAATGTAACCATGAAAAAGGGCGTTTTCGCCAATGACAACAGCTTTTGGGACTGGTATAACAAGATCAAAATGAATACCATCGAACGCCAGAATGTGGTTATTAAACTGATGGACGAAGGCGGTAATCCTACGATGACCTGGACGCTGTTAAATGCCTGGCCAACAAAAATCAGTTCTACAGATCTGAAATCAAACGCCAATGAAGTTGCAGTTGAAAGTATCGAAATTATGCACGAAGGATTAACCATCGCAAACGGCTAA
- a CDS encoding phage tail sheath family protein — translation MAQKLMTPGVYIEEVNAFPGSVVEVATAIPAFIGYTERASRNGKDLLNQPVRITSFQEYSLLFGGEFNPMFMLNTVAEGETAEHEITINGTKREIKYVTDHDAYMFYGIKLFFSNGGGACYIVSVGTYGKTGDVVTVSQEKLQAGLDSLKKEQEPTMIVIPDAVKLKADAYDLYKQVLAHCANMQSRVAIIDVFDGYKPRVRSSDAAVDLITFFREKIGSEYLNYGAAYYPWLNTNIVKNDKITFENLHSTVVLTDILPEPKVAEVIKGYPDSENKFRSGLLKDKPKELANALSADNPDGTTFVVGGKLDTSFDEAAFNSLDIENSKEVKKLLDAYKDNKKRNFHLGLIAVSPTYSNLLDEIRAVINILPPSAAMAGVYTMVDNSRGVWKSPANISLNSVVKPTANITHDDQEDLNVDATSGKSINAIRTFPGIGTLVWGGRTLDGNSLDWKYINVRRTMIMLEQSIKMALRSYVFEPNDANTWVSVRSMIINFLTEKWKQGALAGASPDDAFDVQVGLGATMTGLDILEGKMLVSVKLAIVRPAEFIVVTFEQQMQKS, via the coding sequence ATGGCACAGAAGTTAATGACTCCAGGAGTTTACATCGAAGAGGTAAATGCTTTCCCCGGCTCGGTTGTCGAGGTGGCAACAGCAATTCCGGCTTTTATAGGTTACACCGAAAGAGCTTCGAGAAATGGCAAAGATTTGTTGAATCAACCAGTAAGAATCACTTCTTTTCAGGAGTATTCTCTCCTTTTTGGGGGCGAATTTAATCCAATGTTTATGCTCAATACTGTTGCTGAAGGAGAAACAGCGGAACATGAAATCACCATTAACGGAACTAAAAGGGAGATTAAATACGTGACGGATCACGATGCGTATATGTTTTACGGGATAAAACTCTTTTTCAGTAATGGTGGTGGAGCTTGCTACATTGTGTCGGTTGGCACCTATGGCAAAACGGGCGATGTAGTAACTGTTTCTCAAGAGAAACTTCAAGCGGGATTAGATAGCCTGAAGAAGGAGCAGGAACCTACTATGATTGTAATTCCTGATGCAGTTAAGCTTAAAGCTGATGCCTATGATTTGTACAAGCAAGTACTTGCACATTGTGCAAATATGCAGAGCCGGGTGGCTATAATCGACGTCTTTGATGGTTATAAACCCCGGGTTCGTAGCAGTGATGCAGCAGTAGATCTTATTACATTTTTCAGAGAGAAAATAGGTTCAGAATACCTCAATTATGGAGCGGCCTATTATCCGTGGTTAAATACCAATATTGTTAAGAACGATAAAATTACCTTTGAAAATCTACATTCTACAGTCGTCTTGACTGATATTTTGCCCGAACCAAAGGTTGCGGAAGTTATAAAAGGTTATCCTGACAGCGAAAATAAATTCAGATCTGGACTTTTAAAAGATAAACCGAAGGAATTAGCCAATGCATTAAGTGCTGATAATCCTGATGGAACCACTTTTGTTGTTGGAGGTAAATTGGATACTTCGTTTGATGAGGCTGCATTTAACAGCCTCGATATTGAAAATTCAAAAGAAGTTAAAAAATTATTAGATGCATACAAGGATAACAAAAAACGCAATTTCCATTTGGGGCTGATTGCTGTTAGCCCTACCTACTCCAATTTATTGGATGAAATCCGTGCTGTAATAAATATTTTGCCTCCTTCGGCTGCTATGGCCGGCGTTTATACAATGGTTGACAATAGCCGTGGTGTATGGAAATCGCCTGCAAATATCAGTCTTAACAGTGTTGTTAAGCCTACAGCAAACATTACCCATGACGATCAGGAAGATCTGAATGTTGACGCTACTTCGGGAAAATCAATTAACGCAATTCGCACTTTCCCAGGGATAGGCACGCTGGTTTGGGGTGGAAGAACCCTTGACGGTAATAGCCTCGACTGGAAATACATTAATGTCAGAAGAACCATGATCATGTTGGAGCAGTCGATAAAAATGGCTCTGCGGTCGTATGTTTTTGAACCCAATGATGCCAATACGTGGGTGTCGGTTCGAAGCATGATTATTAATTTTCTTACTGAAAAGTGGAAACAAGGCGCCTTGGCAGGAGCCTCGCCTGATGATGCATTTGATGTTCAGGTAGGACTTGGGGCAACCATGACGGGATTAGACATTCTGGAAGGTAAAATGCTGGTTTCAGTAAAACTTGCTATCGTCAGACCTGCGGAATTCATTGTTGTGACATTCGAACAACAAATGCAAAAATCATAA
- a CDS encoding DUF4255 domain-containing protein, whose product MINVALTYIRDILNENFKNEFSISENKVVLSNIVKADGSVAQNIDEKIVFFLTNLDEESTLKNSINRSSNPISSSFAQKNPTLHLNMQLLFCANFDSSMYIEGLSYLSALIRFFQINKRIVFDNTRSSGHHANRLSFELCKLDSTELSHLWSAIGSKLMPSVVYKVGMLIFDDAPIRQIIPAIRATNNQS is encoded by the coding sequence ATGATAAATGTTGCTTTAACCTACATTAGGGACATACTCAATGAAAACTTCAAAAATGAGTTTTCAATATCAGAAAACAAGGTTGTTCTCTCAAATATTGTAAAGGCAGATGGGTCGGTTGCCCAAAATATTGATGAAAAGATTGTCTTTTTTTTGACCAATCTTGATGAGGAATCTACCTTAAAAAACAGCATCAACAGATCTTCAAATCCAATAAGCAGTTCTTTTGCTCAAAAGAACCCAACATTACATTTAAATATGCAATTGCTCTTTTGTGCCAATTTCGATAGTTCGATGTACATTGAAGGGTTGAGTTATTTGTCTGCATTAATTCGCTTTTTCCAAATCAATAAGAGAATTGTATTTGACAATACACGCAGTTCAGGACACCATGCAAACCGGCTAAGTTTTGAATTATGTAAACTTGATTCTACGGAGTTGAGTCACCTTTGGTCGGCTATTGGAAGTAAGCTTATGCCATCAGTAGTCTACAAAGTTGGGATGTTAATATTTGATGATGCACCAATCCGTCAGATTATTCCAGCGATCAGAGCCACAAATAATCAATCTTAA
- a CDS encoding ATP-binding protein: MSINSENAKTIEMELEWFQQLILLRGKISFEQSVTEEEIWNLPLPSVENQHSPYARLIKEHSMNLAERLVLILALIPHVKPSMLDLLHMKNTLYDIPFTEFGGIRYDKHKGYLPTGETAIFLLVGANLEKRFESLTLFSKEHFFLRNGILSLERSSTNEPLLYGMLSISQEYLSLLTVGDEYKPDFSPGFPAKRITTPQEWDDLVVTEQVQLGLEEIKDYVLHGKILKTDYQFGKKIKPGFKVLFTGPPGTGKTLTASLLGKHFKMDVYRVDLSMVVSKFIGETEKNLSGVFNMAESKNWILFFDEADALFGKRSKTTDSHDRYANQEVSYLLQRMEDFDGLVILCSNFKKNIDEAFFRRFQLVLDFDLPDAHNRHILWKKSITNEFKYAEDVDLEVLAEQHELSAASIINVLHYSILKCLGRNNRIIEKKDIQAGLRMEKIKEGKSIV, translated from the coding sequence ATGAGTATAAATTCAGAAAATGCAAAAACCATTGAAATGGAACTTGAATGGTTTCAACAACTGATTTTGTTAAGGGGCAAAATCAGCTTTGAACAATCTGTCACTGAAGAAGAAATCTGGAATTTACCTCTGCCATCCGTTGAAAATCAGCATTCGCCTTACGCCAGATTAATCAAAGAGCATTCAATGAATTTGGCCGAAAGGCTGGTTTTAATTCTGGCATTGATTCCTCATGTAAAACCATCGATGCTGGATTTGCTGCACATGAAAAATACACTTTACGATATACCTTTTACCGAATTTGGCGGAATTCGATACGACAAACACAAAGGTTATCTTCCAACTGGAGAAACTGCGATCTTTCTGCTTGTTGGCGCCAATCTGGAAAAAAGATTTGAGTCGTTAACCCTATTTTCCAAAGAACATTTTTTCCTGCGTAACGGAATTCTATCACTCGAGCGCTCATCGACCAACGAACCTCTTTTGTACGGAATGCTTTCTATTTCTCAGGAATATTTATCATTATTAACTGTCGGAGATGAATATAAACCTGATTTTAGCCCAGGTTTTCCTGCCAAACGAATAACCACCCCGCAGGAATGGGACGATCTCGTGGTCACTGAACAGGTGCAACTGGGACTCGAAGAGATTAAAGATTATGTGCTACATGGTAAAATACTGAAAACTGATTACCAATTTGGAAAAAAGATTAAACCAGGATTTAAAGTGCTTTTCACGGGGCCGCCAGGAACTGGGAAAACATTAACAGCGAGTCTCCTTGGAAAACATTTTAAAATGGATGTTTATCGGGTCGATCTGTCAATGGTTGTTTCGAAATTCATCGGAGAAACCGAGAAAAACTTATCTGGTGTTTTTAACATGGCAGAGTCGAAAAACTGGATTCTATTTTTTGACGAGGCAGATGCCCTTTTCGGTAAAAGGAGTAAAACAACAGATTCGCATGACCGCTATGCCAATCAGGAAGTATCTTATTTACTTCAACGTATGGAAGATTTTGACGGATTGGTTATTCTGTGTTCAAATTTTAAAAAGAATATCGACGAAGCTTTCTTCAGGCGATTTCAACTTGTGTTGGATTTTGATCTTCCGGATGCACACAACAGGCACATCTTATGGAAGAAATCGATAACCAACGAATTTAAATATGCCGAAGATGTTGATCTGGAAGTTTTAGCTGAACAACATGAACTAAGTGCAGCATCTATTATTAATGTTTTGCATTACAGTATTTTAAAATGTTTGGGAAGAAACAACCGAATTATTGAAAAAAAAGATATTCAGGCAGGTTTACGAATGGAAAAAATAAAAGAAGGGAAAAGTATCGTTTAA
- the trhO gene encoding oxygen-dependent tRNA uridine(34) hydroxylase TrhO has translation MRLYNIVDSKVLKEALLSETFIRKTISFYRYFIIDNPQQFRDQVYQDWVDLNCFGRIYIAREGINAQMSVPEANYEAFLETLSKYPIFDKIPVKFAIEDNGKSFYKLTIKVRPKLVADGLDDDAFDVTNVGRHLSAEEFHHLVESGEHILVDMRNHYESEIGHFKGAICPETDTFRDEINLVTEMLADQKDRKVLLYCTGGIRCEKASAYLKHHGFADVNQLHGGILEYARQLKQLNLEPNFIGKNFVFDERLGESVNGQIISHCHQCGKLCDTHANCDNELCHLLFIQCPECAEKYEKCCSVECRDVKNASVSEKELFRIKNKRKFGNSRHYRKSFLLAKKE, from the coding sequence ATGCGTTTATATAATATTGTCGATAGTAAAGTATTAAAAGAAGCTCTTTTATCTGAGACGTTTATCAGGAAAACCATATCCTTCTACCGATATTTCATCATCGATAACCCACAACAATTTCGCGATCAGGTTTATCAGGATTGGGTCGACTTGAATTGTTTTGGCCGGATATACATTGCCCGTGAAGGAATTAATGCTCAAATGAGTGTTCCGGAAGCTAATTATGAGGCGTTTCTTGAAACATTATCTAAATACCCAATCTTTGACAAAATTCCAGTGAAATTTGCCATCGAAGACAACGGAAAATCGTTTTATAAACTAACAATCAAGGTTCGGCCAAAGCTAGTTGCTGATGGGTTAGACGATGATGCATTTGATGTTACCAATGTCGGACGACACCTGAGCGCAGAAGAGTTTCATCATCTGGTTGAATCCGGAGAGCATATTTTAGTGGATATGCGTAATCATTACGAATCGGAAATAGGACATTTTAAAGGCGCAATTTGCCCCGAAACCGATACTTTCAGGGACGAAATTAATCTGGTGACAGAAATGTTGGCCGACCAGAAGGATCGTAAAGTTTTATTGTATTGCACTGGAGGAATTCGCTGCGAAAAGGCCAGTGCTTATCTGAAACACCATGGATTTGCTGATGTAAATCAGTTGCATGGCGGAATATTGGAATATGCCCGCCAACTCAAACAATTGAATCTCGAACCAAATTTTATCGGTAAAAATTTTGTTTTCGATGAACGATTGGGCGAATCAGTTAACGGACAAATCATCTCGCATTGTCACCAATGTGGCAAATTATGCGATACTCACGCCAATTGTGACAACGAATTGTGTCATTTGTTGTTTATTCAATGTCCGGAATGTGCCGAAAAATATGAAAAATGCTGTTCTGTAGAGTGTCGCGATGTGAAAAATGCCTCAGTTTCTGAAAAAGAACTCTTCAGGATTAAAAACAAGAGGAAGTTTGGGAATAGCCGTCATTACCGAAAAAGCTTTCTCCTTGCGAAAAAAGAATAG
- a CDS encoding tRNA dihydrouridine synthase, whose translation MSNFWDEIQKPIFALAPMEDVTDTSFREIVARLADPKYLSILYTEFTSVDGMNHPVGKLRVGERLIVSESERQVLNQKNIKLIAQIWGKKPELFHKIAAEITSEYNFDGLDINMGCPVKNVVKNGCCSALINEPNLAKEIVLATKEATHLPVSVKTRTGIRTHDTESWIANLLETKPAAIILHGRTQKQQSDGLADWDEIAKGARMRDQINPETKFLGNGDVMSVAQGEDLCQKYQLDGIMVGRGIFHNPWFFNPSYTSPLKTEKLQQLLLHTQLFEKSWGNQKNINILNRFYKIYTNDFPGAAKLRADLMEAKTFEEVYRIVHREIV comes from the coding sequence ATGTCAAATTTCTGGGATGAAATTCAGAAGCCCATATTTGCCTTAGCGCCCATGGAAGATGTTACGGATACTTCTTTCCGTGAAATTGTTGCCCGGCTTGCCGATCCGAAATATCTTTCGATTCTCTACACCGAATTTACCTCTGTCGATGGAATGAATCATCCGGTTGGCAAGCTCAGGGTGGGAGAGCGGCTGATCGTTAGCGAATCTGAACGTCAAGTGCTGAATCAGAAGAACATCAAACTGATTGCGCAGATTTGGGGCAAAAAGCCTGAGCTATTTCATAAAATTGCCGCAGAAATTACTTCGGAATACAACTTTGACGGGTTGGACATCAATATGGGTTGCCCGGTAAAAAATGTAGTTAAAAACGGCTGTTGCTCAGCACTGATCAATGAACCAAACCTGGCAAAAGAAATTGTGCTGGCAACGAAAGAAGCCACTCATTTGCCGGTTTCAGTGAAGACCCGCACCGGAATAAGAACTCACGATACCGAATCATGGATCGCCAATTTACTGGAAACGAAACCGGCGGCGATCATTCTTCACGGAAGGACCCAAAAACAACAATCTGATGGATTAGCTGATTGGGATGAAATAGCAAAAGGTGCAAGAATGCGAGATCAGATTAATCCGGAAACCAAATTTCTGGGAAATGGCGATGTCATGTCTGTAGCTCAGGGAGAAGATCTTTGCCAAAAATACCAACTCGACGGCATCATGGTTGGTCGTGGCATTTTCCACAATCCATGGTTTTTTAATCCGTCGTACACATCGCCGTTGAAGACTGAAAAACTCCAGCAATTACTGCTTCATACTCAGCTTTTTGAAAAAAGTTGGGGCAACCAAAAGAATATCAACATACTAAACCGGTTTTATAAAATTTACACCAACGACTTTCCGGGAGCAGCCAAACTACGTGCCGATTTAATGGAAGCCAAAACATTTGAAGAAGTTTACCGGATTGTTCATCGTGAAATCGTGTAA
- a CDS encoding PepSY-associated TM helix domain-containing protein, which translates to MNIRKSLRSLHRDFGYLVVGITFIYTVSGIAMNHRQDWNPHYSLITEGVTVPATDQMEYSKTEISSLLAKFTNRLVYKKHFITKDATIKIFVEEGTVIYTPLEGTAELELLKKRPFWFQINRIHLAQTDRLWIWISDAMAAFLLFVAISGLFLLKGKYGIKGRGLWLTSIGIVIPLVIIFFYLN; encoded by the coding sequence ATGAATATTCGGAAATCGTTACGATCGCTTCACCGCGATTTTGGTTATTTGGTGGTGGGTATCACATTTATTTATACCGTTTCGGGCATTGCTATGAATCACCGGCAGGACTGGAATCCACACTACTCGCTGATTACAGAAGGTGTCACAGTTCCGGCTACCGATCAAATGGAATATTCGAAAACTGAGATTAGCTCGTTACTTGCGAAGTTCACTAATCGACTGGTCTACAAAAAGCATTTCATTACGAAAGATGCCACCATCAAGATATTTGTAGAGGAAGGAACTGTGATTTATACACCTTTGGAAGGAACTGCCGAACTTGAATTATTGAAAAAACGTCCGTTTTGGTTTCAGATCAACAGAATTCATTTAGCTCAAACCGACAGACTGTGGATCTGGATTTCGGATGCCATGGCTGCTTTCCTTTTGTTTGTGGCCATTTCTGGATTATTTTTGCTGAAAGGAAAATACGGAATAAAAGGCAGGGGACTTTGGCTCACTTCCATTGGAATTGTTATTCCTCTGGTTATCATCTTCTTTTATTTAAACTGA